From a region of the Mycolicibacterium sp. MU0050 genome:
- a CDS encoding glycerol-3-phosphate dehydrogenase/oxidase, with translation MGVPDTDAVLNPAQRARAWERLGSEQFDVVVIGGGVVGAGAALDAATRGLRVALVEARDFASGTSSRSSKMFHGGLRYLEQLEFGLVREALYERELSLTTLAPHLVKPLPFLFPLTNRWWERPYMAAGIFLYDQLGGAKSVPAQKHLTKSGALRLAPGLKRSSLIGGIRYYDTVVDDARHTMTVARTAAHYGAVVRTSTQVVALLREGDRVIGVRIRDSEDGAVTDVHGHVVVNATGVWTDEIQALSKQRGRFRVRASKGVHIVVPRDRIVSEVAIILRTEKSVLFVIPWGTHWIIGTTDTDWNLDLAHPAATKADIDYILEHVNTVLATPLSHDDIDGVYAGLRPLLAGESDDTSKLSREHAVAVPAPGLVAIAGGKYTTYRVMGADAIDAAAEFVPTRVAPSITEKVPLAGADGYFALINQTEHVGERNGLHPYRIRHLLDRYGSLIDEVLALAAEDRDLLEPIAEAPVYLKVEAAYAAAAEGALHLEDILARRMRISIEYPHRGVDCAREVAGVVAPYLGWTEDDVEREVATYVARVEAEVQSQAQPDDESADALRASAPEARAEILEPVPLN, from the coding sequence GTGGGCGTTCCGGACACGGATGCGGTGCTGAATCCCGCCCAACGCGCCAGGGCGTGGGAACGCCTCGGCTCCGAACAGTTCGACGTGGTGGTCATCGGCGGCGGGGTGGTGGGCGCCGGGGCCGCGTTGGACGCCGCCACCCGCGGGCTGCGCGTCGCGCTGGTCGAGGCGCGCGACTTCGCCTCGGGCACCTCGAGCCGGTCGTCCAAGATGTTCCACGGCGGTCTGCGCTACCTCGAGCAACTCGAGTTCGGCCTGGTGCGCGAGGCGCTCTACGAGCGCGAGCTGTCCCTGACGACGTTGGCGCCGCATTTGGTCAAACCGCTGCCGTTTTTGTTCCCGCTGACCAACCGTTGGTGGGAGCGGCCCTACATGGCCGCGGGAATCTTCCTCTACGACCAACTAGGCGGCGCGAAATCGGTTCCGGCGCAAAAGCATCTGACCAAGTCCGGCGCGCTGCGGTTGGCGCCGGGCCTCAAGCGCAGCTCGCTGATCGGCGGCATCCGCTATTACGACACCGTGGTCGATGACGCCCGGCACACCATGACGGTGGCGCGCACCGCGGCCCACTACGGCGCGGTGGTACGGACCTCGACGCAGGTGGTGGCGCTGCTGCGGGAGGGGGACCGCGTCATCGGCGTGCGGATCCGTGACTCCGAGGACGGCGCGGTCACCGACGTGCATGGCCACGTCGTGGTCAACGCCACCGGCGTGTGGACCGACGAGATCCAGGCCCTGTCCAAGCAACGCGGACGATTCCGGGTGCGCGCCTCCAAGGGGGTGCACATCGTGGTCCCGCGCGACCGCATCGTCAGCGAGGTGGCCATCATCCTGCGCACCGAGAAGTCGGTGCTGTTCGTGATCCCGTGGGGGACGCACTGGATCATCGGGACCACCGACACGGACTGGAATCTCGACCTCGCGCACCCGGCCGCCACCAAGGCCGACATCGACTACATCCTCGAGCACGTCAACACCGTGTTGGCCACCCCGTTGAGCCACGACGACATCGACGGCGTCTACGCGGGATTGCGCCCCCTGCTGGCCGGGGAGAGCGACGACACCTCGAAACTGTCGCGCGAACATGCCGTCGCGGTGCCCGCGCCGGGTCTGGTGGCAATCGCCGGTGGCAAGTACACGACCTATCGGGTGATGGGCGCCGACGCGATCGACGCGGCCGCGGAGTTCGTCCCGACCCGGGTGGCCCCGTCGATCACCGAGAAAGTGCCGCTGGCCGGCGCCGACGGCTACTTTGCCCTGATCAACCAGACCGAGCACGTGGGGGAGCGAAACGGGCTGCACCCGTACCGGATTCGCCATCTGTTGGACCGCTACGGCTCGCTGATCGACGAGGTGCTGGCGCTCGCGGCCGAGGACCGGGACTTGTTGGAACCCATCGCCGAGGCGCCGGTGTATCTCAAGGTGGAGGCGGCGTATGCGGCCGCGGCCGAGGGGGCGCTGCATCTCGAGGACATCCTAGCGCGCCGGATGCGGATCTCCATCGAATACCCGCATCGCGGCGTGGATTGCGCGCGCGAGGTGGCCGGGGTGGTCGCGCCCTACCTGGGGTGGACCGAGGACGACGTGGAGCGCGAGGTGGCGACCTACGTCGCGCGGGTGGAGGCCGAGGTGCAATCGCAGGCGCAACCCGACGACGAGTCGGCCGACGCGCTGCGGGCCTCGGCCCCGGAGGCGCGCGCCGAGATCCTCGAACCCGTTCCGCTCAATTGA
- a CDS encoding NAD(P)H-quinone dehydrogenase, with protein sequence MVRRIVIIGGGPAGYEAALVAAGYGKDANHVTVVDSDGIGGAAVLVDCVPSKAFIASTGVRTELRRAEGLGFDIGIDAAKITVSQINNRAMTLAASQSADIGNQLLNSGVTVVSGRGELVDDVSGMAHHRVKVTGSDGRVGVLKADVVLIATGARPRVLPNAEPDGERILTWRQLYGLDELPEHLVIVGSGVTGAEFCHAYTELGVTVTVVASRDQILPHEDSDAAAVLEQVFAERGVTLVKNARANSVERTATGVRVNLADGRTVEGSHALMTVGSVPNTSGLGLERVGVELAPGGYIPVDRVSRTPAAGIYAAGDCTGLLPLASVAAMQGRIAMYHALGEGVSPIRLRTVAAATFTSPEIGAVGIPQSAIDDGSVPARTLMLPLNTNARAKMSLLHHGFVKIFCRPATGVVIGGVVVAPIASELILPIALAVQNRISVTDLAQTLSVYPSLSGSIVEAARRLMAHDDLD encoded by the coding sequence GTGGTGAGACGCATCGTGATCATCGGTGGTGGACCGGCCGGCTACGAGGCGGCCCTGGTGGCCGCCGGGTACGGCAAGGACGCCAACCACGTCACCGTGGTCGACTCGGACGGCATCGGCGGGGCCGCGGTCCTGGTGGACTGCGTGCCCTCCAAGGCGTTCATCGCCTCGACCGGGGTGCGCACCGAGCTGCGCCGGGCCGAAGGACTGGGCTTCGACATCGGCATCGACGCCGCGAAGATCACCGTCAGCCAGATCAACAACCGCGCCATGACACTGGCGGCCTCGCAGTCCGCCGACATCGGCAACCAGCTGCTCAACAGCGGCGTGACCGTGGTCAGCGGGCGCGGCGAGCTGGTCGACGACGTGTCCGGGATGGCGCACCACCGGGTCAAGGTGACCGGGTCCGACGGCCGGGTTGGCGTGCTCAAGGCCGACGTCGTGCTCATCGCGACCGGAGCCCGCCCGCGGGTGCTGCCCAACGCCGAACCCGACGGCGAGCGGATCCTGACCTGGCGGCAGCTCTACGGCCTCGACGAGCTGCCCGAGCACCTGGTCATCGTCGGTTCCGGCGTGACCGGCGCCGAGTTCTGCCACGCCTACACCGAGCTCGGGGTGACCGTCACCGTGGTGGCCAGCCGCGACCAGATCCTGCCGCACGAGGACAGCGACGCCGCCGCCGTGCTCGAGCAGGTGTTCGCCGAGCGCGGCGTCACGCTGGTGAAGAACGCCCGCGCCAACTCCGTGGAACGCACCGCGACCGGGGTGCGGGTGAACCTGGCCGACGGCCGCACCGTCGAGGGCAGCCACGCGCTGATGACCGTCGGGTCGGTGCCCAACACCAGCGGTCTGGGGCTGGAACGCGTGGGCGTCGAACTGGCCCCCGGCGGTTACATCCCGGTCGACCGGGTGTCGCGCACCCCGGCCGCGGGAATCTATGCCGCCGGCGACTGCACCGGCCTGCTGCCGCTGGCGTCGGTCGCGGCGATGCAGGGCCGCATCGCGATGTACCACGCGCTGGGTGAGGGGGTGTCGCCGATCCGGCTGCGCACCGTCGCGGCGGCGACATTCACCAGCCCGGAGATCGGGGCGGTGGGCATCCCGCAGAGCGCGATCGACGACGGCAGCGTGCCGGCCCGCACCCTGATGCTGCCGCTGAACACCAACGCGCGCGCCAAGATGTCGCTGCTGCACCACGGCTTCGTCAAGATCTTCTGCCGGCCGGCCACCGGCGTGGTGATCGGCGGAGTGGTGGTGGCGCCGATCGCCTCGGAGCTGATCCTGCCGATCGCGTTGGCGGTGCAGAACCGCATCTCGGTGACGGACCTGGCGCAGACGCTGTCGGTGTACCCGTCGCTGTCGGGCTCGATCGTGGAGGCAGCCCGACGCCTGATGGCCCACGACGACCTCGACTGA
- a CDS encoding gamma-glutamylcyclotransferase has protein sequence MPLYAAYGSNMHPEQMLERAPHSPMAGTGWLHGWRLTFGGADIGWEGALATVVEDPQSKVFVVLYDMTKEDEENLDRWEGSELGVHKKIRCRVHRETSDTDTGPVLAWLYVVDAWEGGIPSARYLGVMAEAAEIAGAPPEYVHDLRTRPASNIGPGT, from the coding sequence GTGCCGCTCTACGCTGCCTACGGGTCCAACATGCATCCAGAGCAGATGCTGGAACGGGCACCGCACTCCCCGATGGCCGGGACCGGCTGGCTGCACGGCTGGCGGCTGACCTTCGGCGGTGCGGACATCGGGTGGGAAGGCGCGCTGGCCACCGTCGTCGAGGACCCGCAGTCGAAGGTTTTCGTCGTGCTCTACGACATGACCAAAGAGGACGAGGAGAACCTGGACCGCTGGGAGGGCTCCGAACTCGGCGTGCACAAGAAGATCCGCTGCCGGGTACACCGGGAGACCTCGGACACCGACACCGGCCCGGTGCTGGCCTGGCTCTACGTCGTCGACGCCTGGGAGGGCGGCATCCCGTCGGCGCGCTATCTGGGAGTGATGGCCGAGGCCGCCGAGATCGCCGGGGCGCCCCCCGAGTACGTCCACGACCTGCGGACCCGGCCCGCCAGCAACATCGGTCCGGGGACCTGA
- a CDS encoding M20 family metallopeptidase, translated as MTAPTVADVAESWLAANFDDLVEWRRHLHRHPELGRQEFETTQFVAERLANAGLNPKVLPGGTGLTCDIGPEHRPRIALRADMDALPMAERTGAVYSSVVPNVAHACGHDGHTAILLGTGLALAAAPELPVGVRLLFQAAEELMPGGAIDAIAAGALTGVSRIFALHCDPRLAVGRVATTPGPITSAADSIEITLHSPGGHTSRPHLTGDLVYGLGTLITGLPGVLSRRVDPRHSTVMVWGAVKSGVAANAIPQTGTLAGTVRTASRETWLELEDLVAETVSGLLAPLGIEHTLQYRRGVPPVVNEEVSTRILTHSIEALGPDTLADTRQSGGGEDFSWYLEEIPGAMARLGVWSGSGPQVDLHQPNFDLDERALAVGVRVMANLVDHSAAF; from the coding sequence ATGACCGCACCGACTGTCGCCGACGTCGCCGAGTCCTGGTTGGCCGCCAACTTCGACGACCTGGTCGAATGGCGTCGGCACCTGCATCGGCATCCCGAGCTGGGCCGCCAGGAGTTCGAAACCACACAGTTCGTCGCCGAGCGACTGGCCAACGCCGGCCTGAACCCCAAGGTCCTGCCGGGCGGCACCGGGCTGACCTGCGACATCGGCCCGGAGCACCGACCGCGCATCGCGTTGCGCGCCGACATGGATGCGCTGCCGATGGCCGAGCGCACCGGTGCCGTCTACTCGTCGGTGGTGCCGAACGTCGCGCACGCCTGCGGTCACGACGGGCACACCGCGATCCTGCTGGGCACCGGGCTGGCGCTGGCCGCCGCACCCGAGCTGCCGGTCGGTGTGCGGCTGCTCTTCCAGGCCGCCGAGGAGCTGATGCCGGGCGGCGCCATCGACGCGATCGCCGCCGGCGCCTTGACGGGGGTGTCGCGCATCTTCGCGCTGCACTGCGATCCGCGGCTGGCGGTCGGCCGGGTGGCGACCACGCCGGGGCCCATCACCTCGGCGGCGGATTCGATCGAGATCACCCTGCACTCACCGGGCGGGCACACCTCCCGGCCGCACCTGACCGGCGACCTGGTCTACGGGCTCGGCACGCTGATCACCGGCCTGCCCGGGGTGTTGTCGCGCCGCGTCGACCCGCGGCACAGCACGGTGATGGTGTGGGGCGCGGTCAAGTCCGGCGTGGCCGCGAACGCGATTCCGCAGACCGGGACGCTGGCCGGCACCGTGCGCACCGCCAGCCGGGAGACCTGGCTGGAACTGGAAGACCTGGTCGCCGAGACGGTGTCGGGGCTGTTGGCGCCGCTGGGCATCGAGCACACCCTGCAGTACCGCCGCGGCGTTCCGCCGGTGGTCAACGAGGAGGTCTCGACGCGGATCCTCACCCATTCGATCGAGGCCCTGGGCCCGGACACGCTCGCCGACACCCGGCAATCCGGCGGCGGCGAGGACTTCTCCTGGTACCTGGAGGAGATCCCGGGCGCCATGGCGCGGTTGGGGGTCTGGAGCGGCAGCGGCCCGCAGGTGGACCTGCACCAGCCCAACTTCGACCTCGACGAGCGGGCGCTGGCCGTGGGGGTGCGCGTGATGGCCAATCTGGTGGACCACAGCGCGGCGTTCTAG
- a CDS encoding M20 family metallopeptidase, which produces MPSVSSSACADVVEDTVGRHRNDLIELSHDIHAEPELAFEEHRSCAKTQALAAERGFEVTPGAGGLPTAFRASFGSGPLTVGVCAEYDALPEIGHACGHNIIAAAAVGAALALAEVADELGLTVVLIGTPAEEAGGGKVLMLEAGVFDDLAAAVMIHPGPLDIAAARSLALAEVTATYTGREAHAAVAPFLGVNAADAVTVAQVAIGLARQHLLPGQMLHGIVTDGGQAPNIVPGRAALRYTLRANDTEALRDLEDKVAGCFLAGAVGTGCEYDVTPVSPVYRELRPDRWLADAFRAEMRRAGRNPVPADVEAAFPLGSTDMGNVTQLLPGIHPIVGVEAGGASVHQPAFAAAAASPSGDRAVIDGAVLLARTVVELAETPLQRDRVLELRERRVA; this is translated from the coding sequence ATGCCCAGTGTCTCCTCATCGGCGTGCGCCGACGTCGTCGAAGACACCGTCGGGCGGCACCGCAACGATCTGATCGAGCTGTCGCACGACATCCACGCCGAACCCGAACTGGCCTTCGAGGAGCACCGCAGCTGCGCCAAAACCCAGGCGTTGGCGGCCGAACGGGGCTTCGAGGTGACACCCGGCGCGGGCGGCCTGCCGACCGCCTTCCGCGCGTCGTTCGGCAGCGGGCCCCTGACTGTCGGGGTGTGCGCTGAATACGACGCGCTGCCGGAGATCGGCCACGCCTGCGGGCACAACATCATTGCCGCGGCCGCCGTCGGCGCCGCGCTCGCGCTGGCCGAGGTGGCCGACGAGTTGGGTCTGACCGTCGTGTTGATCGGCACGCCGGCCGAGGAGGCCGGCGGCGGCAAGGTCCTGATGCTGGAAGCCGGGGTGTTCGACGACCTGGCCGCGGCGGTCATGATCCACCCCGGTCCGCTCGACATCGCCGCGGCGCGGTCGCTGGCGCTGGCTGAGGTGACCGCGACCTATACCGGGCGCGAGGCGCATGCGGCGGTGGCGCCGTTTCTGGGGGTCAACGCCGCCGACGCGGTCACCGTCGCGCAGGTCGCGATCGGGCTGGCCCGGCAACACCTGCTGCCCGGCCAGATGCTGCACGGCATCGTGACCGACGGGGGACAGGCGCCCAACATCGTGCCCGGCCGCGCCGCGCTGCGTTACACCCTGCGCGCCAACGACACCGAGGCGCTGCGTGACCTGGAGGACAAGGTGGCCGGATGTTTTCTGGCCGGCGCCGTCGGCACCGGGTGCGAGTACGACGTCACCCCGGTCTCCCCGGTGTATCGGGAACTGCGTCCCGACCGCTGGCTGGCCGACGCGTTCCGGGCCGAGATGCGGCGGGCCGGGCGCAACCCGGTGCCCGCCGACGTCGAGGCCGCGTTCCCGTTGGGCAGCACCGACATGGGCAACGTCACCCAGCTGTTGCCGGGCATCCACCCCATCGTCGGCGTCGAGGCCGGCGGCGCGTCCGTGCATCAGCCCGCGTTCGCGGCGGCGGCGGCGAGCCCCAGCGGCGACCGGGCGGTGATCGACGGGGCGGTGCTGTTGGCGCGTACCGTCGTCGAACTCGCCGAGACCCCGCTGCAGCGCGACCGGGTACTCGAGTTGCGGGAGAGGCGGGTGGCATGA
- a CDS encoding purine-nucleoside phosphorylase, whose amino-acid sequence MTVDPVPSVSEAAAAIAHRTGVDRHDVAVVLGSGWAAAAQTLGEPTATLPMSELPGFTPPSAAGHRGQVLSVRVGDRRVLVMLGRIHAYEGHDLQHVVHPVRAACAAGVDTVVLTNAAGGLRADFSVGQPVLISDHLNLTARSPLVGAQFVDLVDAYSPRLRALAKQIDPTLTEGVYAGLPGPHYETPAEIRMLRTLGADLVGMSTVHETIAARAAGAQVLALSLVTNLAAGMTGAPLSHAEVLEAGRQSAAAMGALLAAVVARL is encoded by the coding sequence GTGACCGTCGATCCCGTTCCATCGGTGTCCGAGGCCGCCGCCGCGATCGCGCACCGCACCGGAGTCGATCGGCACGACGTCGCGGTGGTGCTCGGCTCCGGCTGGGCCGCCGCGGCACAGACCCTGGGCGAGCCCACCGCCACCCTGCCGATGTCGGAGCTGCCCGGTTTCACCCCGCCGAGCGCCGCGGGCCACCGCGGCCAGGTCCTCTCGGTGCGGGTCGGTGACCGCCGGGTGCTGGTGATGCTGGGTCGCATCCACGCCTACGAGGGTCACGACCTGCAGCATGTGGTGCATCCGGTGCGCGCGGCCTGCGCGGCCGGCGTCGACACCGTGGTGCTGACCAACGCCGCCGGCGGGCTGCGCGCGGACTTCTCGGTGGGTCAGCCGGTGCTGATCAGCGACCACCTCAACCTGACCGCCCGCTCGCCGCTGGTGGGCGCGCAGTTCGTCGATCTGGTCGACGCGTACTCGCCGCGCCTGCGGGCGCTGGCCAAACAGATCGACCCGACGCTGACCGAGGGCGTGTACGCCGGGCTGCCCGGCCCGCACTACGAGACCCCCGCCGAGATCCGGATGCTGCGCACCCTGGGCGCCGACCTGGTGGGCATGTCCACGGTGCATGAGACCATCGCCGCGCGCGCCGCCGGCGCGCAGGTGTTGGCGCTGTCGCTGGTGACCAACCTGGCCGCCGGGATGACCGGTGCGCCGCTGAGCCACGCCGAGGTGCTCGAGGCGGGGCGTCAGTCCGCGGCGGCGATGGGTGCCCTGCTGGCCGCCGTCGTCGCGCGGCTCTGA
- a CDS encoding AbrB family transcriptional regulator, translating into MVRERGRSVVRWLVLVAVTTAASVVLNRVGVPSAALFAALVVGIVLALASFAPAGVPRRGGLAAQAVLGVYIGTMVTSDSLSALGAHWPIVVGVVVATLVISLAAGALLGLHRDVSPLTGALALVAGGASGLVAIARELGGDDRVVAVVQYLRVGLITASMPVVVTVIFVADRSQPASLPEQARAAPWYLSLAMVAVIAVVGVVAGRWARLPGAGLLGPMAVTVCLEVAGWSLGLAVPMVLVQVAYALVGWQAGLAFTQEALRAVGRTLPLALALIVALGVATAGLGLLLARVTGLSPLEGYLATSPGGVYAVLATAVETGSDVTFIVAAQVLRILAMLFAAPLLARGIVALGRRFGRQSRATTAASRAPIAAAD; encoded by the coding sequence ATGGTGAGGGAGCGTGGGCGGTCGGTGGTGCGCTGGCTGGTGCTCGTCGCTGTCACCACCGCGGCCAGCGTGGTGCTGAACCGGGTCGGGGTGCCGTCGGCGGCCTTGTTCGCCGCCTTGGTGGTGGGCATCGTCCTGGCGCTGGCCTCCTTCGCGCCCGCCGGGGTGCCGCGCCGTGGCGGGCTGGCCGCCCAGGCCGTCCTCGGCGTCTACATCGGCACCATGGTGACCTCGGACTCCCTGTCCGCACTTGGCGCGCACTGGCCGATCGTCGTCGGCGTGGTGGTCGCCACGCTGGTGATCAGCCTCGCCGCGGGCGCGCTGCTGGGGTTGCACCGCGACGTCAGTCCGCTGACCGGGGCGCTGGCCCTGGTGGCCGGGGGCGCCTCGGGCCTGGTGGCCATCGCCCGAGAACTCGGCGGCGACGACCGGGTGGTGGCGGTGGTGCAGTACCTGCGCGTCGGCCTCATCACCGCGTCCATGCCGGTCGTCGTGACGGTGATCTTCGTGGCCGACCGCTCGCAACCGGCGTCGCTGCCCGAGCAGGCCCGCGCGGCGCCGTGGTACCTGAGCCTCGCGATGGTGGCCGTCATCGCGGTGGTCGGCGTCGTGGCGGGCCGCTGGGCACGGTTGCCCGGGGCGGGTCTGCTGGGTCCGATGGCGGTGACGGTGTGCCTGGAGGTCGCGGGCTGGTCGCTGGGCCTGGCGGTGCCGATGGTTTTGGTCCAGGTGGCCTACGCGCTGGTCGGCTGGCAGGCCGGCCTGGCCTTCACCCAGGAGGCGCTGCGCGCCGTCGGCCGCACGCTGCCGTTGGCGTTGGCGTTGATCGTGGCGCTCGGGGTGGCCACCGCCGGCCTGGGTCTGCTGCTGGCGCGAGTCACCGGGCTGAGCCCGCTGGAGGGGTACCTGGCGACCAGCCCGGGCGGGGTCTACGCGGTCCTGGCGACGGCGGTCGAGACCGGTTCCGACGTCACGTTCATCGTCGCCGCGCAGGTGCTGCGCATCCTGGCGATGCTGTTCGCGGCCCCGCTACTGGCGCGCGGCATCGTGGCGTTGGGCCGGCGCTTCGGCCGTCAGAGCCGCGCGACGACGGCGGCCAGCAGGGCACCCATCGCCGCCGCGGACTGA
- a CDS encoding phospho-sugar mutase: MAARRDVGTSLRPGDQPADARLADLAQARRRRAGTIGPMLRFGTAGLRGPMRPGPDGMNIATVSTATWAVARVLKDRRLGRSTVVVGRDARHNSADFALATAEVLAAEGFSVVLLPDPLPTPVLAFAVRELNAAAGVQITASHNPAGDNGYKVYFDGGIQIVSPTDVEIEAAIAAAPPVADIARTPVLPADTELIQRYIARAATVRRGEHPVRVALTAMHGVGGATALAVLRRAGFDDVHVVPEQFEPDPDFPTVAFPNPEEPGAADAVLALAAEVGADLAIALDPDADRCAVGVTTPAGWRMLSGDETGWLLGDHVLAGLAPEAAERSVVASTVVSSRLLAAIAAEYGATHVETLTGFKWLARADADLPGKTLVYAYEEAIGHCVDPAAVRDKDGISAAVLACDLVATLKAARRTALDVLDDIAGRHGVHLTSAVTVRADDAAAALAALRAAPPATLAGAPAVVEDLQQRPGPDGTDALIIAANRADASVRMVVRPSGTEPKLKFYLAVSRAPETPVAPARAAAEALCDELVGAARQLGDRLLSG; the protein is encoded by the coding sequence CTGGCTGCACGGCGTGATGTCGGAACATCTCTCCGACCTGGAGACCAGCCTGCTGATGCTCGTCTCGCCGATCTTGCGCAAGCTCGCCGACGCCGAGCGGGCACAATCGGGCCCATGCTGAGGTTCGGTACCGCGGGATTGCGCGGCCCCATGCGCCCGGGTCCCGACGGCATGAACATCGCCACGGTCAGCACCGCGACGTGGGCCGTGGCCAGGGTCCTCAAGGATCGGCGCCTGGGCAGATCGACGGTCGTGGTGGGCCGCGACGCCCGCCACAACTCCGCCGACTTCGCCCTGGCCACCGCCGAAGTACTTGCCGCCGAGGGGTTTTCGGTGGTGTTGCTGCCGGATCCACTGCCCACCCCGGTGCTTGCTTTCGCCGTGCGCGAGCTGAATGCCGCCGCGGGCGTGCAGATCACGGCGTCGCACAACCCGGCCGGGGACAACGGCTACAAGGTCTACTTCGACGGCGGGATTCAGATCGTCTCCCCCACCGACGTCGAGATCGAGGCGGCCATCGCGGCGGCCCCGCCGGTCGCCGACATCGCGCGCACGCCCGTGCTGCCGGCGGACACCGAGCTGATCCAGCGCTACATCGCGCGGGCCGCGACGGTGCGGCGGGGCGAGCACCCGGTGCGGGTGGCACTGACGGCGATGCACGGCGTGGGGGGCGCCACCGCGCTGGCCGTCCTGCGCCGGGCGGGCTTCGACGACGTCCACGTGGTGCCCGAGCAATTCGAGCCCGATCCCGACTTCCCGACCGTCGCGTTCCCCAACCCCGAGGAACCGGGCGCCGCCGACGCGGTGCTGGCGCTCGCGGCCGAGGTGGGCGCCGACCTGGCGATCGCGCTGGACCCCGACGCGGACCGCTGCGCGGTGGGTGTCACCACGCCCGCCGGCTGGCGGATGCTCTCCGGCGACGAGACCGGGTGGCTGCTCGGCGATCACGTGCTGGCCGGGCTGGCGCCGGAGGCCGCCGAGCGCAGCGTGGTGGCCAGCACCGTGGTGTCCTCGCGGCTGCTGGCGGCGATCGCCGCCGAGTACGGCGCCACCCACGTCGAGACGCTCACCGGGTTCAAGTGGCTGGCCCGCGCCGACGCCGACCTGCCCGGCAAGACGCTGGTGTATGCGTACGAAGAGGCGATCGGGCACTGCGTGGATCCCGCGGCGGTCCGGGACAAGGACGGCATCAGCGCCGCGGTGCTGGCCTGCGACCTGGTGGCCACCCTCAAGGCGGCCCGGCGCACGGCGCTCGACGTGCTCGACGACATCGCCGGCCGCCACGGGGTGCATCTGACCTCGGCGGTGACCGTGCGCGCCGACGACGCCGCGGCGGCGCTGGCCGCGCTGCGCGCCGCACCACCGGCCACGCTGGCCGGTGCGCCCGCCGTGGTCGAGGATCTGCAGCAGCGGCCGGGTCCCGACGGCACCGACGCGTTGATCATCGCCGCCAACCGCGCCGATGCATCGGTGCGCATGGTCGTGCGGCCCTCGGGCACCGAACCGAAGCTCAAGTTCTATCTCGCGGTCAGCCGAGCACCCGAGACGCCGGTTGCGCCCGCGCGCGCCGCGGCCGAGGCGCTGTGCGACGAATTGGTCGGCGCGGCCCGGCAACTCGGGGACCGGCTGCTGTCCGGTTAG
- the upp gene encoding uracil phosphoribosyltransferase codes for MQVRVVDHPLAAARLTTLRDERTGNAGFRAALRDLTLMLVYEATRDVGCVEVAVQTPVAPTTGCRLAEPPLLVPVLRAGLGMVDQAHALIPEARVGFVGMARDEETFQPTTYLESLPRDLHTQPVMVLDPMLATGGSMVHTLAALRTRGATDITVVCVVAAPEGLAAVEAAAPDVRLFTAAIDDGLNEVAYIVPGLGDAGDRQFGPR; via the coding sequence ATGCAGGTTCGCGTCGTCGATCACCCGTTGGCCGCCGCCCGGCTGACCACGCTGCGCGACGAGCGCACCGGCAACGCCGGGTTCCGCGCCGCGCTGCGCGACCTGACGCTGATGCTGGTCTACGAGGCCACCCGCGACGTGGGTTGCGTCGAGGTCGCCGTGCAGACCCCGGTGGCGCCCACCACGGGGTGCCGGCTGGCCGAACCGCCGCTGCTGGTGCCGGTGCTGCGGGCCGGGCTGGGGATGGTGGACCAGGCGCACGCGCTGATCCCGGAGGCCCGGGTGGGCTTCGTGGGGATGGCGCGCGACGAGGAGACCTTCCAGCCGACGACCTACCTGGAGTCGTTGCCCCGCGATCTGCACACCCAGCCGGTGATGGTGCTCGACCCGATGTTGGCCACCGGCGGATCGATGGTGCACACCTTGGCGGCGTTGCGGACCCGCGGCGCCACCGACATCACCGTGGTGTGCGTGGTGGCCGCCCCGGAGGGGCTGGCCGCGGTCGAGGCAGCCGCCCCGGACGTCCGGTTGTTCACCGCCGCCATCGACGACGGACTCAACGAGGTCGCCTACATCGTCCCCGGACTCGGTGACGCCGGCGATCGGCAGTTCGGACCCCGCTAA